Genomic window (Muntiacus reevesi chromosome X, mMunRee1.1, whole genome shotgun sequence):
AGCgcgtgcatgcacatacacacacatcccaaaCTCTGGGTGAGCAGTTAAGGCAACTTAAAAAACAACCCATGTGGCTTTGACTTTCTGAAATGTGTTATAGTGCTACCAAGAAGCGATTCTGAAAGCATCTGAAAAACGTGCAAAGTGCctgaaaacagtgcctggcaactGAGACAGTTTGCAAGCGTGATTCAGAGGTCTGCCAAGGAAACAAAAGAAGCCTCCCTCCTCCCGGTGAGACCGCACACGGCAAGAGAGGTGCTCCGGGCACTACTTATTGTCAGGTAGGCGGAAAGCAGAAGTCTGCACGAGCGGTACATACTAAGGATCGCCCTCCGGCAGGGACGGGGCCGCGGAGTTTCCATTGGTTGGGGAACCGCCCAGCTTTAGTTTTTGCAGATATTCGGCATGCACGGGCTTGTGGCACTGGAGAACCTTGATCGCATCTTCGACTTTGAACCACTCTCGCTTCCTCCCAATGTTAACCGAATCTTCCCAATCCTCCAGAATCTCAGTGACAGTCAGTACATACACGTAGGTTCTGTGCTTGCGATCTTGGTTCTGCTCGAAAATGCCCAGGAGCCGGCCTAACTTCCCCTTGACTCCCGCCTCTTCAAACACCTCGCGGACGGCCGCACCGCCCGGCTCCTCCTCGGGCTCCATGCCCCCGCCCGGCACGATCCAGCGGTCCGGGTACCGACTGCTACTCACTAACAGCACCTCGTCCTCGCGCTCGCTCCGGAAGCACAGGCACGCCGCCCGCTTCTTGAACCCCTCCGGGTCGTAGGTCCGCGTCTGGTTCGGCTTGCACTTCATCTTCGAGGCCGTCCGCCGCCGCTCAGGTCCCCGCCGCCGCCGGGTCGAGGGGCTCCAAGGTGCTGGGGAGAGAAAGAGCCGCGAGGAGGggcagagagtgagagagaggcgCCTCAGCCCACGAGCCCCGGGAGCTCAGGGAAGATAAGGCCGGGGCGGGGACGGGGGCGGGGGCGCGCGAGGTACGTCAGTCGGTCCGTCCCCTGCGTGGCCGGGGGTCCCGGGCACAGACGCCTGAGTGGAGGaggcgccgcccccgcccccgtccCCGCCTCCGCCCCCGCCCCGAGCCCGCCACTCCGCGAGGAGCCCACTCGCGTCTCCGGTGCGCGTCTCCGTCCgtccctctttccctcctcagCCGCCGGGACCAAGGCTGAGCGAGGTGATGCGCATTCGCGCGCGCGTCCGCGTCCCCAGGCACGTGCGCGTTCCCGTCggagggcggggggcgggggtctCGCGGCTCCCACAGCGCCAGGCGCCTCTGGCGCAGCGCGCAGGCGCCTGGCACATCTCGGGCTGGGACTGTCCGGCCCCCAGGGTGGAATGCACCGTATTGTGACTTGGGCCAGCTTGTTTCCACGTGTGCCTTTGACCCAGACGTGGCTGTGGCGCGGCCGGACGTTTCTCTTCACCCTCTCCATCAGGTCTCAGGAAACACACACGCAATCGTTTTAAGCACAAGACCAATGGTCAGGTGCATAAGGTCTTAGTCATCTCCCACAATGAAGAGTACCGGCTTACTTATAGGAAGGCCTCGGTTTTGTCAAGATGATCCTAGGTATCCTTGGGCGAAAGAGTCCCGAATCATTGCTGAGTCATTTcgtgcagttttgttttttcaacagGTTCTTCACTTCGCCAGGCCTCTTGGCACAGTCCATGACTGAACAGCTTTCTTGAACCTACCCCTATTGCCATCTTACCTAACCTCTGGTCCctggtttcctcatcagtaaactCCTCACGTACTTGGTTCAGACCTTTGCACTTTAGGTCATATTCACCCAACAGCTGGAGAGCCACCCAAAGCAGTGTTTTATTCAATCCCAGGAATCTCTCCGCTTCACACACTCCACacgtctctctctttctcattggGAAGCACTGGTTGAGGCTTTGGGAAACATGCCTCTGGCAGTCccttcatattttacattttgagtTTCAGAAGCCTCCTGGCCTGGACTCCATCATGGCCACCTGGTGAGCTCTCACctctgtctgctgctgctgcggttgctgctaagtagcttgagtcgtgtccgactctgtgcgactccatagacggcagccaaccaggctcccccatccctgggattctccaggcgagaatactggagtgggtctagCCATCCTGTACCCTTGGCCAAGAAGTGGCATCCCCACAACCCCAGATATAACAACCTAATGCCTTCCCccctccattttatttatttttattgtttacctGCTCTCACAGTAACCTTATGGAGAAGACCTCTGATGTCCCCCACATTTTGCCTTATTGCAACTTAggcatctttgtctcttttaccTGCAGACATGCTGCTGGCATCAGGCAAGCTGGATCATGACAACTCACTTTTCCAAGGAAATAATCCATTCCTCAAGGGGAAACTGAATTGGAAAGGTATGTGGAAAATGGTTATGAAACATACAGTCCGATTTTTAAATAGCAAGTTTGTTCAGATTCCCAGAGTCTGTTCCACTCCATGTATACCCAAATAGCCCATAAAAATGATTCTGTTCCTGGTGGCAAGACTACCATCAGTATCTTGAGCATAATATGACAAAGGTATGTGGGCATGAAAGAACAAAACTGTAGGAAGAAAAAGATACAGATATACAGAGAATCACCTGAACCAATAACTGTACTACTGCTAATGACCATATTTCAATGATATATGGATGATCAAAGAACATTTTTGGAATGCAACATACCATGACGTAAAACAAactaggaggacttccctggagatccagtggttaggactctgcacttcaaaGCAGGAGGCACGAGTTGGATCCCTGCTCAGGAAAGTTTCCTATGCTGCATGGTAGGActtccacccccccccaaaaaaaagtacaccaggaaaatatataaatttcagcAAGATGCATTCCTTAGTGTGTTCATACTcccaattaaaaaatcaaaaacaaaatccatCATAATCAGAATCTAGGCAAATATATCAATTATCACCCATATTATTacatatcattttaaattttctttcccaCGTAATGAGATGGTAAAGAGAAAATGCCTGCCATTTTGGTAAAGAAGACAAAATACTCTTTTATCCAGATAGTAGGAATATATTCGTGGGAAACATCTGCGAAACgatgtaaaaataaacttttaagtgAGAGAAATTActaaatgttaaaattaaaaatcccaAGAGCTTTCATGTATGCCAGCAATAAGCCTGTAGAAAATAGAATGGGTAAATGATGACCTCACAGTAGTGATATCAACCACTCCAAAGTAAATGAAACACCAAGGAATCCTAAACATATGGTTAGGACATTGTAGTAGAAAATGATAAAACTCATACTCAGCCTTAAAAGATATTTGAGTAAATCAAGAGGCACTTGAGCAAAGTTGGGAGATTGGGCTTGTGTCTGCAgggattattattattcatttcttgCTCAGTACTTTCTTgttttcagtcacttagtcgtgtcgtgactctctgggaccccatggactgcagtacgccaggcttccctgtccttcactatctgcttaGGActggaaagtgttagtccctcagtcgtgtcctgccaactcctctgtccatggggttctccaggcaagaaccctggagtgggttgccatttccttctcctgtctcAGGGAGGTGTGGAGCAAACAGGCTGCAGTTGCATCACAGGTCTGCTTCACAATGGCCAAGTACTATCTCCTTGTCTTACCAGAGGTGCCGTTTTATAGTCTATTCCACCATTCCCACTTCAGATGGCACCCATGCAATATGtctgtgctgggggtggggcataGTTATTGGAAGGTAGAGGAGAGGCAACATTATAATATGGAAGGAGGTAGAGAGTGAATTCTACTGGCAAAGTCATAGTTTGTTTCTGGATAAAGAGATCCACAAGTTGCAGGTTTAGTACACTGCCAAGGATATTTACAGATTAGTTTTTCCCctgattttcataaaataattgtattttccaCCTGTTAAAACAATAGGGCAAGGCAGTTTTGACTTTTTCTACACAAGAGTAGAAATCTCTTTGGAAAGACTAGCGCTCCACTGTGTGGTTTATCTATAGTTCAGTGCTGCTGCACTTATGAGCAGGGTTGTTTTCTGAGCCACTGTAGTAGTAGACTGTTACGGCGACAGCTGTGATACGTGCATGCTTCCCACATTGTCTTAGCCTTGGCGATGGAGCTTGCTTTGTCTGATGGGACAACAGCATGTGTGAAGCAAGCAGAGAGTTGGAAAGTGCTTGTGCACTGGGGTTTGCCCTCTCTTGCTGTTCTTGAAACAAGATGATAGCAATGTGAAGAAGCCTGGATCAGGTGAATGATGCGAGATCCATGGTTCATGCATCACTTTCACCCTAGCTGCCAGAGAATCATTTACCAGAAGTGTGGGTGAGACCCTCCTATACCATCCAGCCCCCAGCAGAGCCAGTTAGCTAGCAGAGCACTGACCACGAATGCATTAAGTAAGCCTTCTGAGAGCAGCAGGACTGCTCAGCTGAGCCCAGCTGAACTCATTGAGCTGCAGAATTGTGAGCAAAAGAATCAGTTGTGTAAATTATGGGGTGCATCAAGAGCTAGCTGACACAACCATTAACTGCCATCCATCAAATTCCAAccaaaactaaagagaaaatgtATATTTCCTAGTAGAATTTCACCTCTTTTGAAGAGATTGACATTGAACTGAGTCAGACCTTGACTCTGACTCCAAAGGTAATCTTCCCTTCACTATGACAGATTGCACGTGTGCTGAGATTGCTGAGATGCACACACAGTACATGTCGTTCCTTATGGTACAGACTTtttcctctctcatttttttttctacctggGTGATCCAGGCACCCAGGAGACCATAGCTTCTATGTAATGTTCTAAAACTGAGAGGATCTGCCCTGAGAGCAACAGGTCAGGGATACATATTTCTGTACTTTTTCTGAGTTAGGAAGGAGCAGGCAGATTGGAAAGTGAGAGCAAGATTAGAAACATGATCCTGCACATTTGGGCACCTTTCTTGGTGAGATGGGCATGGAACCTAGAGTTGTCTCTTTTGTGATTAAATTTAAGTGGAATGCAATTCTAAGAGGGAGGAGCTCTCCAGAACAGATGTCAGCTCAGATGGAGACTATTTCAGACCTTCTCAGAGCTTTATGTTATTCACAGCCAGTTCCAGCTTTCAGGAGAGTTACCACCCATACCTGTGAGGATTTCTAGATATATTAAAGGGAAGCAGAGTCAGGGAATGTGATTTTAGTAGTAGTCAGTGAGTGGGGAAAATTGGTGTTTTGTTAACCAAATGCCCAAGAATTTAAATCTTGCTCTCTCACTAGCTGTACAGTCTTAAATCAGTGACTGAATATCTTGGACCTTGAtcgttctcatctgtaaaatggggataatgaaagTACCTTCCTCATTAATTTCTCCCTCCCACAAAGGCTTTCCTGACCATTACTCACTCATCTCTTATACTGCGGTTAAATTACCCTCCTCCTTTTTGTCAGGCTCCCTTCACTTGAATTCTGTCATGGTTTTAATCAGGGAGCGCTGTGATGATCTGTCTGCatgtttgaaaaaaatgtaaaggctAGGGGCCAGCCAGATACATACCTGTTCCCCGAGTCAGCACAGTGACCTGAACTTGACATCTGGCAGGGATTCAAAATATATTGATTGAGTGAAAGAGTGTGACAAAGGCTAGTTGGATCATGAAGGATAGTTCTCATTCCACCTAATAATTGTTTATTCCAAATATAAAATGAGAGATGAGTGAACACAGGCAACTCCGTACGTGGCTTTTCATGTGGGGAGGCTTGATCGTGTTCCTTgcattctctctttttccctgaAACGCAGAGAGGGGCTATAGTGGGTCATTCTGTAGAAACTTCTCAAACACCAAGTGATTAGAGCAAAACAGTACCTCCCTAGACTTTCTCTTTGATTAATCAATGATCCATGGGGATAAAAACAAGATTTCTAAGTTTGTGATTTTGTGAGTAACAGCACACGTGTGAACGATCAAGGGTGTGAGCGCAAAGGTCAAAGGAGATCAAGTCCAGGTGAGTGTTTCCGCTCTCTCAAAGAGGCCGCAAGCACTCCTTGATTCCTCCTGCTTCTTTGGTCACTCCCTCGGGTTCCCTGACTGCATTGTCCCGGTCTTTCACCGATACTGTCCTCTCTACCGACCTAAATTCAGCACCCAAACCCTTGCTAGTGCCGTCTCGTTCATGCCTCAGGGTCAAATGCTAATCACTAAGAGAGGTGTTTGAGGTCCTATTGGATCTGACCCTGTCTCCTCTCTGGCTGTACCCCCACCAGCCTCCCTTCAGTCACTCAGCTCCAGGTCAGTTGGGCTCTGCAATTTCTGGGTCGTGTCAGCTAGGCTCCCTCCTCAGCGCCTTTGTCCCAGCTCTTCCCTTTGCCTACATGCTCCTCACCCACATCTGCCTGGCTGACTTACTTACTTCCATGGAGGTCTTGCTGAGTTCTTACCTGCTTTCTCTGTGAGGACTACCCAGGCCACTGGACAGTATATCGGCAAGTGCACCCACCTTTCTCACCGTCAACCCTATCTCTCATCCCCTTTATCTTGCCCTACATTGTCCTTTAGGTACAGCACTTATCACCTAAGAGACTCTTATTTACTTCTTTGTCATGTTGTACTTATCTCTGTCCTCCCCCATAGTTCCCAGCTGCGAGGTCCTTGATCTTAGAGATCTTTCTCTCTTGCTCACTGGTCAATCTCCACCAGCTCAGAACATTACTGAGAACACACTGTAGTCACGCAGATGATATCAGTTTATGTACTGAATGTATCTGCCTCCCTTGGTACATTGTGATACCCTTGAGGGCAAGGGCCATGTTTGTCTTTGCCAAACCATGGGTCTCTGTCAGTCCACGGTCCAGCAAACTTTCTGATACAGCTGGAGAGACACTACTGAATAGTCACTGAATTAATGCATTAATTTGTGAAAGTGGCACTAATAGAGAAAAGATCCTGTTTCCAAACTGCATTTCTTCCAGTAGGCACCATCTGAGTGAGAACCATGGACGTATCAGTGCCATGCAAACTCTGCTAGTCAGTGCAGCCAGATGTCTGACTCGTTTTCTGTGGAAGTCTCGTAGGCTAACACTCGGCTTACTACCCAACCTGACTTAGGGTGGCATTTCTGGAACTCAGGCCTTCGTCATCTAAATAGACTTTGCTTTAGCTGTGCAGAACATGCGGCAatttacatattttcttctaataaaatTGTATCTTTGAGAATAAAAGGTAATCATATAATGAAACATGGTGAGTGCAAAAGAAGGTAATGCACTAGTGGAACGAAAGTTGAGACGACTGTGGAGTAATAGTACAAACAAAGATCGGTACCAAGCTAGGCTCTCCATGGATCTTCTGTAGTTGAATCCTAATAAAAACCCTCAAGAGGTGATACTGTCATTCCCATTTCACAAGGGAGAATATTGAGACCATGGACATTCTGTGAGTTGCCTGTGATCTGACAGTAGATAGCCCAATGAGAGCCCAATTCAGGGCTCATTGGTGATCACAGCTCAGAGCGAGTACAGCAtagacagttgttgttgtttagtcactaagtcgcgtcTGAATCTTTTTTGACCAAATGTTCTATAGCCCACTAGAATCCTTGTCCATGAGatgtcccagacaagaatactggagtggattgccatttccttctccagatgatcttccaggccctgggattgaacccgcatctcctgcattagcaagtgggttctttaccactgagccaccagggaagcccacagcatAGGCAGACCCCTGACACACTTAATCTGCTCTGAGCAGTCCTGTTTGGTTCCCTTCTTTTTTCACTGATCCGCTCTCCAAAGCTTTCATCCCAGCTCATATCACTTGCAAAAGTGCTTCATCCCAGAGATTTCACCCCAGCTCCTTTGATCAAATGTTGGTATATTCAACACTGACCCCTGCTGTGGCAGATGGAAGGTGACTGTTTTGAGTCCTTGCGAAGGAACAAAGTAGCTGTTATTTATACTTCTTCATGACTTTTGATGATTGTGTATGTTGGGGAGGGTCCTTTGCTGTAGAGCTAGTTTCCTTGTGTGAGAATCGTGTTCTTGGCAGGATGCCCTTTCCTTCCACAAAGACTTCAAACTGGCCCAGGAGGGAAGGTCAGGATCTTACTGATCAGTGCTGCTGTGTACCCACAGGCCCAAGCACCGCACCACGAGACCAGTTCCCTCAGTAGCAACCCTGAGATCTCTCATGGTTACCAAGCTGTTCTGCACATTTCACAGGCTCCTTTGATTAAGACAGCAAGTGAGATCTGGGATCAAAATTGGAATCAGGAAAATGGCCACAGACTTCCAGGACCTCAGTAAAATCTGCCTGTTCTGGGATGATGCACATTAGTGAGCAGCATGGTAGAGGGGTTCTGACCATGGGTTCTGAGCCAGGCATCATTCTCTGGAATTCGAGATTAGTAGACAATGGCTCCCcctttacttttttccccatcttcttCTCGGGTATTTATTTCAGGGCACATTTGAAAATCAGTGGTTTTGTTAGTAGTTTTCATAAAATAGAAGATCTCCTAGCAGAGGACACCAATTATACTCTTGGCTTCTAAACTTCATTTTATCTTTGATCAGATTTCTTTTACTACCAGCCTACACCTCACAGGTCCTTGACTTGTTGCTTTGGATAAATCTTCTGATGTGTGTAATTCCCAGAGTTCTTGTAAAGGAATCCTATTTCTCTCATTGCTGTTTCCTAACTACATATCAGAAGAGATGATAGACTCTCTTTGGGAGCTACTGCGGGTCAGCTATTTTCATAACTCACTGACAGTTTTCATAAAATCCCTGTAGCATAAGTACCATTATTCCAGTGTCATAAATCAGGGAATTAAGGCCTGGGAGGATAGATGCCTTGCTCATCACAGAGTGAGGAAGTGGCAGAGTTGGAATTTAGAACTGCTGTCACAATCCATTGTCTGCACATCtccacaatttaaaaaagtatttgaagaacATTCTTGTGTTTTTGAGAGTCACCAATGTAAATTGGAAAATTCTATACTGTTTCTGTATCTCatcattctctttatttttagagtCTTTCTCATGACCAATAGTACTTTCCTTTACAGACAGTATTAAGCTTATAACATTATACTTGGGGGTGGCGGACGTGGAAAGGCATATACATGACTCGATTCTGGAAAGTGTTGCTTTTAGCCATACTGTGGGCTAAAAACTGTGCCATATACTGTGTAGAGGCACATGGAGAAAAGAACCAGTTCTTGTCCTCCAAAATCTTCTGAGTTTCTAGAAGAGTTTGTGTGGCACCTGATACTCATCAACCACAGCTGTGCTACCTGTGTAGAAAGCCTCTACTGTACTACCCCCCAGGCTGTGAATggatgtttttggtgttaaagtTTCAGTATGAAAGAGTCGCATGCAACAAACCTTCAGCAATGCCTAAGATGTTTCCTGCAGTGTATGTCCTACATAATAAGCAAAGAGCAAAGCAACCATTGTGCCAGCCCTTAGGATCTCacaggaaaacaaaccaaaaaagaagtGTACTTTCTGAATTAGAATATCCACAGAGTACATGTACAGTGCAAGatgggaaaagaggaagaggagacaaAGATTGGGGCTGAGAATGAAGAGAGGCAGTAGGGTCAGAAGTCAGATCATATTATGACTGTGAACACTAAGGCCTGTATTGGAAAATTCCACTGTTTGCGGGGGGATGCAATTCCCCTAATCCTGAATATTTGTGATTTTCAACAGAACAATTAAGTAATCACATTACCaaccttatcagttcagttcaggtgctacattttgtccgactctttgtgacccagtggactgcagtacgccaggcttccctgtccatcgccaactcccagagcttgctcaaactcatgtccatcgaattggtgatgccatccaaccatctcatcctctgtcatccctttctcattGTATTCTTATACCAGCCTTGTATTCACTAATTAATCTCTCCagttacattttttaatgatttttatgtttctgtcatttttttatttgcaaaGCCTTGAATTTCCAAGGGCTCCCATTGTGAGGACATTTCAGAAGCTGAGAGATGTTAGAAAGGCCAACAGTGATGATGAATCCAGGAAGTTGCCAGTATACTAGTAGTAGAGGCTCCTGAGGACAGGGAGCTGCTGTAAAAGTTAGGAGATGCATCCATTCCATGAGCCGTGGTAAGCTCTGGGATTAGAGCAATCAGGCAAGCTGAGCCTGGTCTTTTAGTACAGAATCATGTAGGCCTATCTTAAACCCAGTGGTCTGGAAAGATTTGTCAGGATTGTTGATGGAGGAGGTGTCTTAcctacatacatgcacacagacacagtcACACACAGTTAATAAATCGGAATTCTGAAAGCCAACTAAGATCAGTTTTGGAGCCAGTCTGTCTGCCTCCAAAGCCTCAGAGAATGTCTGTGACATCAAACCCTTTTTCataataatttatttcaatttaattgAGAACCACTACCTTCATTTCCCCTGACTGTGCTTGCGTGTTATTGCCCTTAAGAGGAAGTGGGAACTGAATGTTCTGCCTTATCTAAAGGGCAGGGACTGAGTGGGCAGCTCCTGCGCCCAAGCCCTTCATGTTGAGTATGGCCCCTTCTGACAGCCATGTGACTTCATGTTGCTGTCCCACTGCAGGCTGCCTGTTTTTGCCTCTGTTTTGCAATTAGTCTTCACTACAATTGGAGTCAGAATTCTCTTCACTGTGACTTTGGTGATGCTTATTTTAATTGGCACCTTTGAGATATGTGTGATTATCACTGGGCCAGAAATGATTCCTTAACCTCTCCAGTAGATTGGATAATGCAGAGAATTACCTTATGTTCAACAGATTTAATACACCAATAACTTAAATACCTGTGATCAGTATTTGGTTGTTGCACAGCAAATTGCCTCGAAATTGGCAGCTTAAAGCAGCCCATATATATTATTTCCCAGTCCCATAGATAATACATGCTTCAGGGATGAAATAAGTTCTCTGTTTAGGGTCTTATGAGGCTGAAATCTATGTCTTTGCAGGGTGTTGTCGAAGCTGCTCTCAGATCCTAGAGGCTGCCTGTTTTTCTCATCATATAGTTCCCTCAATCTTCAAGCAAGTGATGGTGTGTCAAAACCTTGTGCTTCAAATTTCTCTTGGTTTCCTCTGCTGCAAGCTAGGGAAACTCTCTGCTTTTAAAGGACTGCTGTTATTATGTTAGGCCCCtttggataatccaggataatctctcaATTTTAAGGTCAGTGGTTTAATAATCTCAGTTACTACTGCAAAATCCCATTAGCCAtgcaaatatgacacaaatgtgCATGAGATTCCTCCTCTAATTCACAGTATCTGGGATTATGGTGAGATATCTTGGGAGACCAGTTTTAGGATTCTGCCTACCATAACCTTTAATAACCATcagataattatttattaaaacccTGTTTTGTGACCCTGATGGAGTATCTGTAAATTCTGTGATCATACTGCAGGTCTTCACTGAGTTCCATCATGTCATCATGTAATTTTATTTGCACCAGTAACTAGTTTTATTTGCACCAATGACTTGTATATTGGTCAGGGTTCCAGaggaacagaaccaataggatatttagagagaaagagagaagagtgaaaataattttttattaggaACTGGCTCACATGTTTATAGAGGCTGACAAGATCCCAAGATGTGCATTCGGCAAGGTGGAGACCTAGGAGAGCTGATGGTACAGTTCGTCTGAGTCCAAAGGCTGAGAACTAGGAGAGCCAGTGGTGTAAGTTCTAATCCAAAAGTGCTGAGATTGAGCCTCAAGAAGATGTGCTTGTTCAGTTCAAGTCCACAGGCAGGAAAAGACCAGAGTCCCACCTCAAGCAGTCAGACTTGATTCTGTCCTCCTTGAAGGAAGCTCAGCTTTTTTGTTCTATTCCGGCTTTCAACTGTTTGGTATGGGCCATTCCCATTAGAGGGCAACCTGCTTTACTCAGTCCACTTATTCCAGGGCTGATCTTATCTAAAActccctcacagacacactcacaatAATGGTTGACCTACCATCTGGGCACTTTCTATGGCCCAATCACGTTAACGCAAAATATTGACATCAGTCCAGGCATCTTGACACAGTCCATAcgttatcatttattttaaaattcctattcTCTGTTAATTAACTGCTTAGTTTCCCAGCTTCCTTGCCTATAAGAGGGAGCTGTGGATAAGTTccctttgttagttttattttaactAATTACCTTTAAGAGTATATGTGTGGAAGGGAAACACTGACCAGGAAGCAGTGTACATTCTATATGGTAAAGGAGAATATTGCATCATGTGGCATGTAGATTTAATAATACctaatatttatgaaatagttACCATATATCACATcc
Coding sequences:
- the NUDT11 gene encoding diphosphoinositol polyphosphate phosphohydrolase 3-beta isoform X2; the protein is MKCKPNQTRTYDPEGFKKRAACLCFRSEREDEVLLVSSSRYPDRWIVPGGGMEPEEEPGGAAVREVFEEAGVKGKLGRLLGIFEQNQDRKHRTYVYVLTVTEILEDWEDSVNIGRKREWFKVEDAIKVLQCHKPVHAEYLQKLKLGGSPTNGNSAAPSLPEGDP
- the NUDT11 gene encoding diphosphoinositol polyphosphate phosphohydrolase 3-beta isoform X3; its protein translation is MKCKPNQTRTYDPEGFKKRAACLCFRSEREDEVLLVSSSRYPDRWIVPGGGMEPEEEPGGAAVREVFEEAGVKGKLGRLLGIFEQNQDRKHRTYVYVLTVTEILEDWEDSVNIGRKREWFKVEDAIKVLQCHKPVHAEYLQKLKLGGSPTNGNSAAPSLPEGDP